One segment of Panicum virgatum strain AP13 chromosome 3K, P.virgatum_v5, whole genome shotgun sequence DNA contains the following:
- the LOC120699037 gene encoding nuclear pore complex protein NUP50A-like yields the protein MVDDEQAPSSRKRVAGTQINKDNPEPDDDGPEQEMGTFKKAPEEVMATRRIVKVRRQQPSSAPSSNPFSAIRFTPTDSSVQASAPVTEPQPSEVKADEGSNGNAKETLPMSDKNASSGEVTEIQKEESAVKTESGATTEAPPQPVETSDKAESGGDKVVVGEPKEGDSTPSEVEGKTKDGDAEEKKGADEAGNEDKISKDDTEKKDGGESETKDGLSDEQKDADSKGQSSSSAPLFSFKNLSSGQNAFTGLAGTGFSSTSFSFGSASKDGSSAGPLFGLKPDGSSVPSFNLGATNNGGSSTVRATSGEAPKKFAMTEGPVETGEENEKAVFTADSALYEYLDGGWKERGKGELKLNVSVSGDERARLVMRTKGNYRLVLNASLYDDMSLKDMDKKGVTFACMNSIGESQTGLATFALKFKDTAMREEFKGAVEAHKVRKAPDTTLNTPENSPKAAEV from the coding sequence ATGGTGGATGACGAACAGGCACCAAGTTCTAGGAAGAGGGTTGCTGGTACCCAAATCAACAAGGATAATCCTGAGCCTGATGATGACGGACCAGAGCAAGAGATGGGTACATTTAAGAAAGCTCCCGAGGAAGTGATGGCAACCCGAAGAATTGTAAAGGTTCGGCGCCAGCAGCCGTCCTCAGCTCCTTCTTCTAATCCTTTCTCTGCAATCAGATTTACCCCCACGGATTCTAGTGTTCAAGCAAGTGCCCCTGTCACAGAACCTCAACCTTCAGAAGTCAAAGCTGATGAGGGCAGCAATGGTAATGCTAAAGAAACTTTGCCTATGTCGGACAAGAATGCTAGCTCTGGTGAGGTAACTGAGATTCAGAAGGAAGAATCAGCTGTGAAAACTGAATCTGGTGCCACAACTGAAGCGCCGCCTCAACCTGTTGAAACCAGTGACAAGGCAGAATCTGGTGGAGACAAAGTAGTAGTTGGAGAACCCAAGGAAGGTGACAGTACGCCATCTGAAGTTGAGGGCAAAACGAAGGACGGAGATGCTGAAGAAAAGAAAGGGGCAGATGAAGCTGGAAATGAAGATAAAATCAGTAAGGATGATACTGAGAAAAAAGATGGAGGTGAATCAGAGACCAAGGATGGGTTATCTGATGAGCAGAAAGATGCTGATAGCAAAGGGCAGTCCTCATCATCAGCACCTCTTTTCTCCTTTAAGAATCTGTCAAGTGGTCAAAATGCCTTCACAGGTCTGGCTGGAACTGGATTTTCAAGCACATCATTCTCATTTGGCTCGGCATCTAAAGATGGATCAAGTGCTGGTCCTCTATTTGGGCTGAAGCCTGATGGTTCTTCAGTCCCTTCTTTTAACCTTGGTGCTACCAACAATGGTGGTTCCTCCACAGTGCGCGCTACTTCAGGAGAGGCACCCAAGAAATTTGCTATGACAGAGGGCCCTGTTGAAACTGGTGAAGAAAACGAGAAGGCTGTATTTACTGCTGACTCTGCTTTGTATGAGTATTTAGATGGGGGCTGGAAAGAACGGGGAAAAGGTGAACTGAAGCTGAACGTCTCTGTATCTGGTGATGAGAGAGCCCGGCTCGTCATGAGGACCAAGGGAAATTACCGGCTGGTCCTGAACGCGAGCCTCTACGACGACATGTCGCTCAAGGACATGGACAAGAAGGGAGTGACTTTCGCCTGCATGAACAGCATCGGCGAGTCGCAGACTGGCCTCGCGACGTTTGCTCTGAAGTTCAAGGACACCGCCATGAGGGAGGAGTTCAAGGGCGCGGTGGAGGCTCACAAAGTGAGGAAGGCACCTGACACAACGCTGAACACGCCCGAGAACTCCCCAAAGGCAGCCGAGGTCTGA
- the LOC120699039 gene encoding late embryogenesis abundant protein B19.3-like produces the protein MASGQESREELDRMAREGETVVPGGTGGKSLEAQEHLAEGRSRGGQTRSEQLVGHEGYSEMGSKGGQTRKEQLGHEGYSEMGRKGGLSTMEESGGERAAREGIDIDESKFRTKSS, from the exons atgGCGTCCGGGCAGGAGAGCAGGGAGGAGCTGGACCGCATGGCCCGCGAGGGCGAGACCGTCGTCcccggcggcaccggcggcaaGAGCCTAGAGGCCCAGGAGCACCTCGCCGAGG GGCGCAGCCGCGGCGGGCAGACCCGTAGCGAGCAGCTGGTGGGGCACGAGGGCTACAGCGAGATGGGCAGCAAGGGCGGGCAGACCCGGAAGGAGCAGCTGGGCCACGAGGGGTACAGCGAGATGGGGCGCAAGGGCGGGCTCAGCACCATGGAGGAgtccggcggcgagcgcgccgccCGCGAGGGCATCGACATCGACGAGTCCAAGTTCAGGACCAAGTCGTCCTAG